The Oryza sativa Japonica Group chromosome 11, ASM3414082v1 DNA window atgggggagaagtaatgtgaaaattttggattttatgaaatcattgtcaaaagggggagaagtaatgtgaaaattttggatttttggagaagcatggtgaatttttgaagagttgttgagaagagcatgtttttggttcaattgggaatttctttcttttaaaaaggggaagaagttttcttttggattttttagcacgatgtgtacatttgtacgaagtgtgctttttatttttccaaacaccaaaacatttttatgagtttgccaatgtgttcatcaagggggagattgtaaaattaaagatgtttttgattattattctgtgatgaacaattgggcattggagattattggttttgttatttggaatttattcacgaagtggttttggtgATGATTGGGTTTACAGGTGAATCGCAGGATtgttatttcatgtgaccggtcagactgggctctggtagccggtcagaccggcgtgtaatacgcggtcagaccggcgcagcccgcggtctgaccggccgacactgtgtcggtttcggtttcgggttgtttagttggatatccgagtttatttcatgattatgacttctagatggatactatacgtatgtaacactattgtttgctgctaatgagtcaagttagagatagcttggtcaaagaatatggtttctttgtttgttccatgagTAGGTGTCTCGATGTCtccggagagtatttgcggtgatggaccgggagtcggcttggggataagacaacgtccgtggtggtcagagatcatgcgggatactaaggctagagttgatgcacgtggttgatggagattccatatggcatacgatggagttattgtgtgcgtgtgggatgcggagttgaatttggaaggagtccaaatttggtacgattggttatgtaaagtttctttcttgtactagagggtttcctaaggtgtttaggactcctagtatgagtttggttcgtggctttaggctgcctaccccatgtataaatagagggggagcgtgaggcttccctgtatcgctttagagagcaattgagttgagttttgagttagggtttcgagtttagtcgaaatttttgtaaggagtgctgttggtgcactttgtaaacacagagagaatcaataaagtcgtcatctactttaagagttcttcgatttgtgtttaccgggtttcggcggtctaaccggcaactcaccggtggtcagaccgacggcaatcGGCAGTCACACCGGCGGgaacacggcggtcagaccggcggcggcgatagcAAGCAGCAGGCGATctcggcggttagaccggtagATCAacactggtcagaccggcggctcgcttcggtcagaccggctaatctacttcggtcagaccgatctcatcgaaattgagggtaacttttatttccgctaaaagttttcggtttttgggtataccaaccattcaccctcccctctctggttggcttagttcttgtaaTTCGATTCTATAGCAACCAGTCATGCCAGCATGTTCTAGGACCTCAAGACAATACTAACACGGACTGAGATGGATGTCGGTAGGACGAGCACTTATCCCAAGAAAGTGATGGAATTTGCCAAGATCCTTCATAGAGAACTCAGACTGAAGAGCAGTGATAATCATCCGTAGGAGGTCACCAAAGAAAGCTATATATGGGGAcaatatcatcaacatatagtAATAGATAGATCACAGAAAAACCTCGATGATAAGCAAATTGAGACGCATTAGACTTAGCCTCTGTGAAGCCAAGAGAAAGCAGAATGTTGGCAAACTAGCTGTACCATGACCGGGGGGCCTGTTACAATCCATAGAGGGACTTGTTCAGACGACAAACCATGTCAAGCATGGTGGGATCCACAAATCCGACCGGTTGAGAGCAATAAATTCTCCTGAATAGTACCATGCAATAATGCATTCTTAACGTCGAGTTGATGAATCAGCCAATCCCGAGAGCTGAAAGTGGATGGTTCGACAATCAGCGTAAATGTCTCATCGAAGTCAATGCCAAGACGTTGTGTGAAGCCACATAGAACCCAATGAGCCTTATATCTGTCAAGAGAGCCATCATCTTAAACTTGTGACGAAGTTAGTGTCGGGTGTATTCGGAATGAGCTCCCAAGTGTGATTCACTAGCATAGCATTGTACTCATCCATTGGAACATGCTAGTGCGGGTCTATTCGGTGAGGAGTTCATATAAGCACGAAACCTCCATAATCTATTCAGCCGACTCATAGAAATATAATCAAGAGAGATATGGGGAGGGTCGGTAGGGATCAGACTTCTCGACGAGGTCAACCGGACAGTGCACAGTTGATAACAAGAGGAGACGTAGTGCTGTGATTGTAGGGTTCGGATCATGTTGATCGAAAGCCGAATCATGTTTGTCAATTTCCATCAAATCAAGAGTTATCAATACCTACCGGAAGATCGAGACCTAGTTTCTTGTAATAAAATATATAGATGGTAGTCATTTGAACGTGTTACATGTGTAGGTTTGGGCGTCCATATATGCCTATATAATGGGCACGGTGATGCACACAATAATCAAACAAGATTCACAGAAACTACCATCAATAACAGGACTCCTGCACTTCATACATGGCCACTGCCAGCTCTATAAACAAGAGGTTTAGCCTCGCCGGTGCCACGGCGCTTGTCACCGGTGGCAGCAAAGGCATCGGGTACGTATAATCAACTTACCAAATCAAACTGACTAATTGTTTGGCTCATACGCTTCATCATTCCAGTGGTGCAAATTTATCGAAGCATATCATATGAATTATTAACCATGTAGCCGCGCCATCGTGGAAGAGCTGGCGAGCTTCGGCGCGACGGTGCACACCTGCGCTCGGAACCAGGCGGAGCTGAGCAGATGCCAGGAGGAGTGGACGGCCAAGGGCCTCGCCGTCACCGTCTCCGTCTGCGACGTGGCGGTGCGCGCCGACAGGGAGGCGCTCGCCGGCAGGGTGTCCGCCATGTTCGACGGCAAGCTCAGCATCCTGGTAGAAGAACACGAGCACGCACCATGATATGTGATATTATCTTCTAATCCAGTATAATATCTCTATATGGACACGAACCGATGAAACGGCcggatggatatatatatatatgcaggtgAACAACGCTGGGACGGCGTACCTGAAGCCGGCGGCGGACCTGACGCCGGAGGAGACGTCGAGGTTGATGACGACCAACTTCGAGTCGTGCTTCCACCTGAGCCAGCTGTTCTACCCTCTCCTCAAGGACTCCGGAAGAGGCAGTATCGTTAATATCTCGTCCGTCGCTTCTGTCCTCGCGTTCCATTCTCTTCCTATCTACTCGGCTGCCAAaggtaaaaaaattaaactcccACTCTGTATGCTATGGACTTCTTGTCCTATTGCACAAAACAACAAGCCTAGCTTGCAAATATAATTTCACTGAACTGCACCTCCTCCTTCAGGTCATATATTTGACGACGCTTAGGATTAGATTTTGTTTAACTTTTAAATTTCCAACGTACCATTAGTTTTATATTATTAGAATAAGTTTGTAAAATTTAACAGAAATTTATGTTATGATGGTATAGTTTGAGGCAAATACATGTATACCGTATAGGATGATATTTATTACATCCTAAATGTATCGTTGTGAAACGGTATAAATCCAACTCCATctatctagtttattttgtgagagcgtTTCACCCAACTCAACTCCCACTATCAGGTGGATCTAAATCTAACTCCATCTATCTAGTTTATTATGTGAGAGGGTTATTCCACCCAGCGTTATTTCAGATCTCATGTTTTATTTTGGCACGTGGCGCGCACATCCAGCGCGAGAGAAATTAATGAATTGATTTATGTGCACTTGCTTCTCAAGTTGTAATAATCACTAGCTATGCGCTTTGTAACGTCAGGAGCAATGAACCAAGTCACAAGGAACCTGGCTTGTGAGTGGGCGAGCGATGGGATCAGAGTCAATTCCGTTGCACCGGGCTACATCCAGACTCCACTCCTAACTGCCGTAAGTTCCTCGTTttacaaatactccctcctccTATTTTATGACGCCATTGGCTTTTCGACcgacgtttgaccattcgttttatttaaaaattttatacaaatatgaaaatatttatgacattcttaaagaacatttgatgataaatcaagtcacaataaaataaatgataattacataatttttttaataagacgaatggtcaaacgttgaataaaaagtcaacggtgtcatacattaaaatatggatatggaggtagtaatatttttcaaaaataataatagctAGGTACTATAATTTTAGTGCCGCTTTGTTTTAGTATCTTGCTACGGCCTATTAGTGTCTTGACATCAGAGATACCGAAATGAAAGGTATGATGTCtcattatattttaattttagggATCATAaaagaccttttttttttctaatgaacGGGCGCAACTAATTAATAAGACTGTGGTCCCCGGACGATCTCGATTACTTGCTGGACTTTTGTAAACTTTCCTAGAGAGGTTGAACAGTTCGGAAAGCATAATTTGGGGACAAACAACCGGGTGGCATGTGGTATTTTGCGTTTTGTACAAAATTATATCTTTAAAAAATACTATTGGGTTCATCTGTTGTTTGTCAAgctaactgtttttttttctaatgtatATATCACTTACATGTCACAATTTTTGTTAAGGTGAAATAAACAGTGTTCTAACTATTTTCAATAAGAAATTAATATACTTTAGTGCAAATCTTAGTAATACATAAACACACCAAATTATAAGCTAGGAAGATGCAACATCTggattaataaaataaaatcgaaAAGTTACACTAAATTATACAAGAGTTGTGATCTTTCGGATTAAGGGTTTAATAAGCTATTTAATGTGCTACGTTTTAGTCGATGGCAATTAAGAAGAAAATATCAGATGACTGTAAAGCTAAACACCATTTGACCATCCAAGTACATTAAGAATTGAAAAGTTTTCCTACATTTAATGTGAGAATTCCAACCTAATTTTGCTATATGTCAGATGAGACTAAAGTGGAAATTGTAAGAGAAAGaacataaataattaaatactaTTTACGAAAGTTTGTAACTAGGACATAGTACTACTTATTATGAAAAAGTTTATAACTATGACATACTACTTATTATGGAAAAGTTTATAACTATGACATACTTATATTTCTCATATATATTGTTGCTAACACATGGTGCCTGCACTGCATGTGTATAGTTCGTGGCCGGCAACGATTTCGCACAGGTTGAGTTCAACCGTCTTCCTTTGGGCCGTCTCGGTAAACCTGAGGACATCTCGTCGTTGGTGGCGTTCCTGTGCATGCCTGCGGCCTCCTACATCACTGGCCAGATTATATGCGTCGATGGGGGCCGTATGCTTTCTTAATAAACTCTACATATACAAAATAAAGATATATCATGTATCATAATATATTCTACTGAATTGGGAGACTTCCAAGAAGAATGAAATCTTTGTGTGCCCGTGTACCAACCACACACAACAGGCTAGCTAGTCTTCTCTGCATGCGTAGAGCATAGACTGGGTGTAATGTGTAAAATGGCcaatatatatttgtattaaGTTTGGGAAATCATGTGGAGAAGATTGGCAAGCCGAGTGTAATGAATTTTCCATGAAATAAAATTTACGGTTCCTATGATTATTGATACAAAACAGTATGAATGAGACCTTGATTTGTTTTGACTTAAGATTCATTATAAGGTTTATTCATGCTGTATTGGAAAAATCAACTATTCATTGGATTCGTTCCTTTTATACACTAGTACAGATCATCTTATCTGTGACGGCTCCTCACATGTCTAGGttttgcgggccgtcacaatGAAGTCATCTCAAACAGGCCCAAAACGAGGCCGACAAAGATATACTtgcacagacatgttagatgtGCATAAAAATcgagcccgtcacggatgacacctatttgtgacgggctccaacttgAGGACCGACAAAGATAACTGATGATATCTTTGTCGGGCCCTAACAGAAGCACGTCACTGATGTCCATCAttggtgacgggctccaacttgAGGCCTGGTTGAAATAACTATTATATTAGGCCCATCACGATGAATGTTATCGGTGATGAGCTTTTACTTAGGCCCGACAAAGATAACTAAAATACCTGTTACCGTCGTATTTTTTTTGGCCGTTACAGATATTTattgcacagtataaataccccaACTACCTAGTGTAATGGttatcccactgttcactattttggtgggagtaTGAGGCGGTGATTTTTGTCTCTTTTCTCCAAGAAAATCATAAATTGCaaatttaattgaaaaataGTAGTCAATTCTCAAAAATTTAGTAAATACTTACCTACAAAATGTATATCTAATATTTTTCTACTTTTATGAAGCTCGGGGATGGATCAAAGTTAGATGTATGGGAAAACTATGCGACGTCATACCAAGGTGTATAGAAATGGCATATTGAATTTTATtaacgccgcggaggaggataggaaaagaagaaacaacgattgcatgtgttgtccatgtgcagattgcaaaAATGAGAATATGTTTTACAGCAGAGTGGACGTACACGCTAATCTGATACAAAGAGATTTCATGAAGGGCTacacatgttgggtgaagcatggagatcAAGGATCAAGAAGTGGTGCACAAAATCTAGAACATGAAGATCATGAGCATGAATCAGGAAGTGGTGCACAAAATTAGGAAGATGgagatgagcatgacatgtttgtACATTCTCCActgggcggtgaaatggttgatgtggatcacaatctactgcaagacatgttacgtgatGTTGAGAACCTAGCTTACAACGAGAGAGATTCTATAAAGTTTAACAAGTTGGCCAGTGACTCGGAGATGTCTCTGTATGCCGggtgcaaagcaaaacacaccAAATTGTCAGctaccttggacctaatgaagttgaaggcaagtagtggatggacgGGCAAGATTTTCATAGATCttataggaattttgaaggccaTGCTTCCTAATGAGAACACATTGTCCGAGATGACATATGAAGCTAATCAGGTTTTGTGTCCCCTGGGGTTAGAGGTCagtagaattcacgcttgtccaaACCACtacatattgtaccacaagcaatatcCGAACAtagatcttttaggaatttcATGTGATGGATGAAAtattttgtattattaaaaaaactttttgtaCGAATGAAGTACTTATATTCCTATGAATTTCTATTGTAGCATTAAACAAGCCTTTCTGTTATATGAAATTAGTAAATTATTTAGTGAAATATATGAAAATAGTAATTTTTATAGTGATTTTAGTTAATTTGGTGAATTATTTAgtgaaataaataaattatttagTGAACTATTGTTCGTTACTGAATTATTTAGTGAAATAtatgaaaatagtttttttagtGAATTTAGTGAGTTTGGTGAATTATTTAGTGAAATAAATGAATTATTTAGTGAATTATTGTACTTTAGTGAATTATTTAGTgaaatatatgaaaataataatttttatagTGAATTTAGTTAATCTGGTAAATTATTTAGTGAATTATTTTGACTACAGGTCAACTAAAAATAgcaaacaaatataaaaaaataattagttcatATGTAAAAAATGGACAAAtactatcggtgacgggccttaaaGTAATGCCTGATACAGATTACGTCATGTTTATCGGGATTTAGTttaaggcccgtcacagatgactcatccgtTACAGGCTTTAGTTTAATGCCTGATAGAGATGATGTCAACTCTATCGGGCATTACTTTGATGCCCGTCATGGGCTCTAGActaagcccgattgagataatgCTTTGACCATATTTGGACTAGGGTTCACTCTCGCTCAGATCTAGATCGAAAATTTTTCGAAGTTCCGCCACTCTCTGAACCCTAGCACCGCCACCCTCTGggagcccaccgccgccatcggccgccgttcccgagccctcatgccgccgccacctccgtctGGGAGCCCGACACCGTCGCCCACCGAGCCCGGCACCGTCCTCGAGcccgcgtcggccgccgtcgacctcctccacgccgtccCCCACCGTCCTTGCCACCGTCCTTGCTACTGCCGCATCGACGTCCCCCGCCGTCCTCCACCGACCTCCACACCATCCCCGAGCCGACCGCCGTCCTCCACCGACCTCCTTCACGCCGTCCCCGAGCCCGTCGCCGCGTCAGccgctgttggtatttcttacgatcacatataaatccgcaagtgcacggaataccgctgtagcacttcaccttcgggtgaccctaaaaggatatcgaactcaaggaacgtgtgtaatctacctaatGGTAGGTAGGttagagaggactttctatgtgttttaactatctaagctaagcaaagataatttcctatctgttgcttcgggcaccaACCCCTACTGGTCTGCCAGCGTGtttccggctatagctctatgatgtacccgaacgtggaggattactaggacgggattcagggctgtcaccacctgccaccTACCTTTGACAAATCcatgggatacacaacaaacaaaggtaatctctaacctagacaccatgtctaagttattaattactactctaatacttacgcaggaacttccttctctttccggagtcctagtactagagaacttagtatgaatactaaacaatgaacccacAAAGATGAAAATATATCCTACTTAcacaaagtaattaaataacataagaaaggaacatGGATGCTTACTTAATAGAAGAAGTTTCTCCGAACCCATAGCAGAGTataccgacagctccggtactcctcccgaattcctcctaggaagctacactcgtcgaggtagaagtcggatgagcaccaaacttccgggcactcctccagagcttcccctcactctcgaccttattctaatgtacaaaagatacaatagagcctcttgtaattcagctcaaagttgtgtgtgttgGAATGAGAGtaagctcctccttttatagcctccatATGATAGTACAAGTATGGGAAACGACCAAactaccctccaaccgtcattgggatgaaATCAGGAGCGTACACGTGGAAGGCTGGTGATTAACAGCCACAACAACGGTTCGGCCGGACCAAAAAAATGTCTTCCCGGCCTCTCCTTTGGCGGGTAGGTAGCTTATTGGGCCTCCAACATCATGTACTTTGATTTGGCTCAATTCTAAGTGGTTTTGGTTGACATATGGGGCCCTCGAATCAGTGTAAACGCGTCCTGAATATGCGGAGGTGCATTTTGTCGCATGACagatgtgttttctcctcaaaatacccgcatacacatatttcaccaacactagtggaaatgattagtaataaaacctaccactaagttggataccatattttatttcattatatgcaagtattgacggtcaaatattatgatttaaggaccgtcaacaacaCCTCCACACTTAACCTTCACTCGTCCGAGTGAAGGCTATGGACTCTACAACAGGGTTATGACTTTCTTACTAATAATCATgcaaacaaattattcaaagTCATACCTATAGTTGTGGATCTTTATAGTGTCTTCCATGCAATCCTGAGCAATTGAGAAATGGAACAATCTTGACTCAAGTCACCCTAACTTTTCATGAAGAACAACTTAGGGTTTTTCATGTAACACAAAATTATAACTCTGCTTTGTTGCTCAATTGATTCTCTCGATCACTCAAAGTGTATGATTCCTCACAATGGCATATGATTGCGCCTTCTCTGAAACTACTTTGAATCATCATTGCAaaactgccactagaaaattgcaaaaataccacTAGAACTGTCATTTGAGTGGCATCCTTACAATATTGAAAAAaccggtggcaaatttgcaaatgccccttTCTTTTCCTACCATCTAATAAGGCTTATGTGGAGCTCAGGGTGTGGAAAAGAGTAGAGCACTACTTGCATCACATATATTACAAAGTCAAATAATGGATCCACAGAAATACGAGACATACTTTCTGGTCAAAAATGTGCATGTGTATGTGGATGGTTAATTTGTGGGTGAAAAGGAATGAAAATAATAACTCCTTTTGTGTACCTCCTCcatttattttctcttttgAAATTTTGGAAAGTGCATggctatctctttttttttctttctttttttttctcatcatcatgctccatacttgtatgagcactttttttctttctttttgcatagccatgcctctctctcatttttttaaagaactttGGAGGAAGAGGCATAAAtgacatggagtatttattttgtgaATAGTGGATGAAATGTATGACAAATGATGAATGCTaacttccagtgtagaagtCAAGCATTGGTGGGTGTATGTGATCTTGAccatgaaagtatgaaaagcaTTTCATACGGATCTCAAAACTTGACAGCGCTCAATGTAATGACAAGCAGCGTATGTAGCAAGTTAATCATGAATAATCAACCTATGGCTCTAGTaggaataaaaatatcaatgagGAGTTTACCATCgttatattttctttcttttataaAATGAAGTGTACAACATGAAGTGCAGGATTTCTATCATCAAACTATATCTTATTCATCAATTACCTAGATAACAGGGGGTCCCTATTGGATATGTCACCACAAGCAACAAGTAATCAGCAAACAATAATAGGCATGCATGTTATTTTAAGGAAGACCATGAACTCTAATTGTACCATCCCTAGCTTGAGTTTAATTATCTTCGATATTTTAGAATTAGAATTGATAATCAAATTGAACTCAAGATAGAATGGATGTCCAAAGAAAAATTGTGCAAACCTGCTTTctgtataaaacagaggatGATTCATATGGTTTGTCATGGCTTATCACTTTTGGGGTGATCTTGCTTTGGTTACGGCGTTGATGTGCAAGATCACCCCCACACTTGTCTTTGTATCTGGGATGCTTTATTggacacaaaaagaaaaaacaaagacaAAAGTGAAGCGGAAAGGACTCACTTGGTTGGAAGACCAAGGAGGcgactttattttattttattttattcatgAAAGCTAGACCTAAGATAACTAGAAGGAGGCCTAAGGACTCATGGCATTAAAAACTAACGAATCAAGGGGGACCTGAGGACTCCGGGTAGAAGCTAAAAGAGACTAGATTCACAACATCTATGTGACGATCAACTTCTAACGGATCAAGGAAAACTTTTAAACGATGGCCATTTACCTTAAAGATGTTACCTTCGTTGTCGCGCAGAGTGACAGCTCCATGTGATGAAGCGTCGACTACGGTATATGGACCTATCCATTTACTTCAAAGTTTTCCATGTCTGAAAAGCTTCACCCATGAGTTGAATAGCAGCACCTTGTCCCCAGCCTTGAATTCTTTGTGCTTGATTCGTTTATCATGCCATCTTTTGGT harbors:
- the LOC4350428 gene encoding tropinone reductase homolog At5g06060 gives rise to the protein MATASSINKRFSLAGATALVTGGSKGIGRAIVEELASFGATVHTCARNQAELSRCQEEWTAKGLAVTVSVCDVAVRADREALAGRVSAMFDGKLSILVNNAGTAYLKPAADLTPEETSRLMTTNFESCFHLSQLFYPLLKDSGRGSIVNISSVASVLAFHSLPIYSAAKGAMNQVTRNLACEWASDGIRVNSVAPGYIQTPLLTAFVAGNDFAQVEFNRLPLGRLGKPEDISSLVAFLCMPAASYITGQIICVDGGRMLS